A genomic stretch from bacterium includes:
- a CDS encoding arginine N-succinyltransferase has product MFLIRPTVPDDLDAIFELAVFLDSPNLPTDREFLATRLERSTRAFGQPGPASAEREYQFALVNEADQVVGTCAILSKHGTPGMPHMFLRVGEEVRHSETVVCTMRHKMLQLGSTTDGPTELGALVLHPKERGRGGRPGTLLSWGRFAYIARHRSCFEDRVLAEMRASLDAWGRSAFWDAFGRHFTGMSYADADRLSATDKSFILDLFPDVPFYASLLDAEVAAQLGQVHEETRPALSLLERAGIEPIDEIDPFDGGPFVGANTDDVIPINSTLFGTLIDNEPGDAASDAIVMTEEGGHLRGVIAKAESCTGGLRLAKDAWERLEISPGDELTLTPLPPKRKRGESHG; this is encoded by the coding sequence ATGTTCTTGATACGTCCCACCGTCCCCGACGATCTCGACGCGATCTTCGAACTGGCCGTATTCCTCGACAGTCCCAACCTGCCGACCGATCGAGAGTTCCTCGCCACCCGGCTGGAACGCTCCACGCGAGCCTTCGGTCAGCCCGGACCGGCATCCGCTGAACGCGAATACCAGTTTGCACTGGTCAATGAAGCCGATCAGGTCGTGGGAACCTGCGCGATCCTGTCCAAGCACGGCACGCCCGGCATGCCGCATATGTTCCTGCGTGTCGGCGAAGAGGTGCGTCACTCGGAAACCGTCGTCTGCACCATGCGACACAAGATGCTGCAACTCGGTTCGACGACAGACGGACCGACCGAACTCGGCGCGTTGGTCCTGCACCCGAAGGAGCGTGGACGCGGAGGGCGACCCGGCACACTTCTATCGTGGGGACGTTTCGCCTATATCGCGCGCCATCGCAGCTGCTTCGAAGATCGCGTCCTGGCCGAGATGCGCGCTTCACTCGACGCCTGGGGACGCAGCGCCTTCTGGGACGCCTTCGGCCGCCACTTCACCGGCATGAGCTACGCCGACGCAGATCGCCTCAGTGCCACCGACAAGAGCTTCATCCTCGACCTGTTTCCCGATGTGCCCTTCTACGCATCGTTGCTAGACGCGGAGGTGGCGGCCCAGCTCGGGCAAGTACACGAGGAGACCCGACCCGCTCTCAGTCTGCTGGAGCGAGCGGGCATCGAGCCGATCGACGAGATCGATCCGTTCGACGGCGGACCTTTCGTGGGTGCGAACACCGACGACGTGATCCCGATCAACAGCACGCTATTTGGCACATTGATCGATAACGAACCCGGTGACGCTGCCTCGGATGCGATCGTCATGACCGAAGAAGGTGGGCATCTGCGCGGCGTGATCGCGAAAGCAGAATCGTGCACCGGCGGACTGCGCCTGGCCAAGGACGCATGGGAGCGACTGGAGATCTCACCGGGGGACGAGCTGACGCTGACGCCGCTCCCCCCGAAACGCAAGCGAGGAGAAAGCCATGGCTGA
- a CDS encoding M20 family metallopeptidase, with protein MLELVTWAKRFIATPSVSRMGNEAIAEQAIELLEELGIPARSETVVVDGVQHRAVIADIGPADRDDGLLMITHLDTVPPGDAKAWTATGGDPYSPTEEGNRLYGLGSADAKVDFVCKAHALASIDRDRLQRPIRLVGTFAEEIGLVGARWLVDQGLAEGFRYALVGEPSELQAIHAHKGYAVFEARVGAEAVCGAHSGYCQEQLFAGHSAHSSTPHLGCNAIEAALERLTLPDVTGFVSISGGGAVNKVPDHCELVACLADASAPSLRASSSEPPPPMMRAAKPLLEFHRGWRDLLEQLSELKNIGFDPNISVGSLGRVETCEGGVSFYFDLRPIPGVDPLEAVRPLEELAEVRCIRSNPALATSLNSKLVRAVACAQEQLGIGRNLGTKATCTEAGLLSANGLEAVVVGAGPSVGNVHRPNEYTRISELAQARDLYRLTIEALCSGGELRCS; from the coding sequence ATGTTGGAACTTGTCACCTGGGCCAAACGTTTCATCGCAACGCCATCGGTGTCGCGAATGGGAAACGAGGCGATTGCCGAGCAGGCAATCGAGCTCCTCGAGGAGCTGGGCATTCCTGCGCGCAGCGAGACGGTCGTGGTCGACGGCGTGCAACACCGCGCGGTGATCGCCGACATCGGCCCCGCCGATCGCGATGACGGCCTGTTGATGATCACGCATCTGGACACCGTGCCGCCGGGCGATGCAAAGGCCTGGACCGCGACCGGGGGTGACCCGTATTCCCCGACCGAAGAAGGCAATCGACTCTACGGGTTGGGATCCGCGGACGCGAAAGTCGACTTCGTGTGCAAGGCACACGCGCTGGCCTCGATCGATCGCGATCGCCTGCAGCGACCGATCCGACTGGTGGGAACCTTCGCCGAAGAGATCGGTCTGGTCGGCGCGCGCTGGCTGGTCGACCAGGGACTGGCAGAAGGTTTCCGTTACGCGCTCGTCGGAGAACCCTCGGAACTTCAAGCCATTCACGCGCACAAGGGCTACGCGGTGTTCGAGGCGCGCGTGGGGGCCGAAGCCGTTTGCGGTGCTCATTCCGGATATTGCCAAGAACAGCTTTTCGCGGGCCACTCCGCGCACTCGAGTACTCCGCATCTGGGTTGCAATGCGATCGAAGCGGCCCTCGAGCGACTCACACTGCCCGACGTCACCGGATTCGTTTCGATCTCGGGTGGCGGCGCGGTCAACAAGGTTCCCGACCACTGTGAGCTGGTCGCGTGCCTGGCGGACGCATCAGCTCCATCCCTTCGCGCGTCATCCTCCGAGCCACCCCCCCCGATGATGCGCGCGGCCAAACCTCTGCTCGAGTTTCACCGCGGCTGGCGAGACCTGCTGGAACAGCTGTCCGAACTGAAGAACATCGGCTTCGACCCCAACATCAGTGTCGGCAGCCTGGGCCGAGTCGAGACCTGCGAAGGCGGAGTCTCCTTCTACTTCGATCTTCGACCCATCCCGGGAGTCGACCCGCTGGAAGCCGTTCGTCCACTGGAAGAGTTGGCCGAGGTGCGTTGCATCCGTTCGAACCCGGCGCTGGCCACTTCGCTCAACTCCAAACTGGTCCGGGCGGTCGCCTGCGCACAGGAGCAGTTGGGGATCGGCCGGAATCTGGGCACGAAGGCGACTTGCACCGAAGCCGGACTGCTTTCGGCCAACGGCCTGGAGGCGGTGGTCGTGGGTGCCGGACCTTCGGTAGGCAATGTTCACCGACCCAATGAATACACGCGCATCTCGGAACTGGCGCAGGCGCGCGACCTTTACCGCTTGACGATCGAAGCGCTGTGCAGCGGCGGAGAACTGCGATGTTCTTGA
- the npdG gene encoding NADPH-dependent F420 reductase yields the protein MAKETVAILGGTGEQGLGLAYRFAKAGRSVVIGSRKAERAVTAADEVREKIEGCDIKGFENAEATRAAVGGIVILSVPFEHTAGTVKAIRDELTPETVVVSMGVPLATAVGDVAGRVVGVSQGSCAEMCQALVPDGVSVISAFQNIGAHRLLELDQSVECDVIISGAKQPRERVMVLCDDIPGTRAINGGPLYNARYVEQWTALLIGINIRHKIREGTGFRLTYI from the coding sequence ATGGCGAAGGAAACGGTGGCGATACTCGGTGGTACCGGAGAGCAGGGGTTGGGGCTGGCGTATCGCTTTGCCAAGGCGGGTCGGTCCGTGGTGATCGGCAGCCGCAAAGCAGAGCGAGCCGTGACCGCTGCAGACGAGGTGCGCGAGAAAATCGAGGGGTGTGACATCAAGGGTTTCGAGAATGCCGAAGCCACCCGGGCGGCCGTAGGTGGCATCGTGATTCTATCGGTGCCTTTCGAGCACACGGCCGGAACCGTCAAGGCGATCCGGGACGAATTGACGCCCGAGACGGTCGTGGTTTCGATGGGTGTTCCGCTCGCGACAGCCGTTGGCGATGTGGCCGGTCGCGTGGTCGGGGTATCCCAGGGATCCTGCGCCGAGATGTGCCAGGCGCTGGTGCCCGATGGGGTGTCGGTGATCTCGGCGTTCCAGAACATCGGCGCGCATCGTCTGCTCGAACTGGATCAATCGGTGGAGTGCGATGTGATCATTTCGGGTGCGAAGCAGCCCCGCGAACGCGTCATGGTGCTCTGCGACGATATTCCGGGGACGCGTGCGATCAACGGCGGCCCGCTGTACAACGCGCGCTACGTGGAGCAGTGGACTGCGCTGCTGATCGGCATCAACATCCGCCACAAGATCCGCGAGGGTACCGGCTTCCGGTTGACCTATATCTGA